The DNA segment ACACGGGAGTCAAGGGTTAGATGACATGTCTCACGCTTTGCGTTACAGAGTGACCCGAGTTTGAAACGAAGACTATCGAAGGGAGTTTTATAGATGCCGGAGAAGAAGCTCAGGGTTGAATTCATGGCCATGACGCCGGATGCGCTTTCGCTTATCTACGCCGCTTTCAGGCAGTGTTATCATGCCGGATTTGTCGCTGACATGTGGCCCAAGCTGCTTTCGGGCGAAATTGATCCGCAAGTGCAGGCTGATTTTGTCAGCAAGACCATGGAATCCGGACATGATAGCCCTATAGAACATGTTTCCATGACATTTGCAGTTGAAGGGATATCTCGGGCATGTTCGCATCAGATCGTGCGTCATCGCATCGCTTCATATTCACAGCAGAGTCAGCGCTATGTTGCCGAAAACGATATGGAATTCATAGTGCCGCCAGCCATTGCCAAGATTCCAGAAGCAAAGGAGCGTTTTGAGCGCTTTATGGCGGAAGTGCAATCCGCCTATGGTGATCTGAGGCAGATACTTATTGATAATGGACGAAAATCCAAGGCCAATGAGGATGCGAGGTTTGTTTTGCCGCAAGCAGCGGAGACCAAGATTGTGATAACCATGAATTGTCGTTCGCTGAA comes from the Pseudodesulfovibrio piezophilus C1TLV30 genome and includes:
- the thyX gene encoding FAD-dependent thymidylate synthase encodes the protein MPEKKLRVEFMAMTPDALSLIYAAFRQCYHAGFVADMWPKLLSGEIDPQVQADFVSKTMESGHDSPIEHVSMTFAVEGISRACSHQIVRHRIASYSQQSQRYVAENDMEFIVPPAIAKIPEAKERFERFMAEVQSAYGDLRQILIDNGRKSKANEDARFVLPQAAETKIVITMNCRSLNHFFNLRCCQRAQWEVRDLADALLKVCKEKLPAIFANGGARCQQLGYCPESPKFACGKYPTREKN